The following are encoded together in the Williamwhitmania sp. genome:
- a CDS encoding aldehyde dehydrogenase family protein, translating to MNHSKILTSLGIASENSGLSVGTKWMTASGDINESHSPIDGKHIATIKNASAADYEMVVRKAEEAFKTWKTVPAPLRGEVVRQIGLALREKKEELGYIVSLEMGKIFQEGMGEV from the coding sequence ATGAATCACTCAAAAATTCTCACCTCACTTGGAATTGCATCAGAAAACTCTGGCCTTTCAGTAGGAACCAAGTGGATGACAGCATCTGGTGACATTAACGAGTCGCACTCGCCCATCGATGGGAAGCATATAGCAACCATTAAGAATGCCTCAGCTGCCGATTATGAAATGGTGGTAAGAAAAGCAGAAGAGGCTTTCAAAACATGGAAAACAGTTCCGGCACCACTTCGCGGAGAGGTAGTACGCCAAATTGGGCTTGCTCTACGAGAGAAGAAGGAAGAGCTTGGATATATTGTTTCCCTTGAAATGGGAAAAATATTCCAAGAAGGAATGGGTGAAGTGC